A genomic stretch from Patescibacteria group bacterium includes:
- a CDS encoding DUF475 domain-containing protein, with product MSILSMIIVVAGLCLFEVVSSIDNAIINAEVLSTMKEKSRKWFLTWGIFFAVFVVRGLLPWLIVWLVTPGIGPFEAFTATITSDPSVIGAIERSSPILLIGGGTFLCFLFFHWLFVEEKEYGLVGERFIHTHGVWFYAVVSLILTVLVWSAIQQDPLMAIGAVVGSTAFFIIHGFRQNAEKIEKELTHRSHISDISKLCYLEILDVTFSIDGVLGAFAFTLAVPLILIGNGLGALVVRSFTINHIHTIKRYLYLKNGAMYSIFFLSVIMLLESFGAHIPAWLSPLVTFGVVAYFYIKSRRHPHYHKNSFSTGDKI from the coding sequence ATGAGTATTCTTTCAATGATTATCGTGGTTGCCGGCCTTTGTTTGTTTGAGGTCGTCAGTAGCATCGACAATGCAATTATCAATGCAGAAGTGCTTTCTACAATGAAGGAGAAAAGTAGAAAGTGGTTTTTGACATGGGGGATTTTTTTTGCCGTGTTTGTTGTCCGAGGGCTTTTGCCATGGCTTATTGTGTGGTTGGTGACTCCCGGTATCGGGCCGTTTGAGGCATTTACCGCAACCATTACCAGTGACCCGAGTGTTATCGGGGCAATTGAACGGTCTTCCCCGATATTACTCATTGGCGGCGGCACATTCCTCTGTTTTCTATTTTTTCACTGGCTTTTTGTGGAGGAGAAAGAATATGGTCTTGTCGGGGAACGATTCATTCATACTCATGGCGTGTGGTTCTATGCTGTTGTTTCCCTTATACTCACGGTTCTCGTATGGTCTGCAATTCAACAGGATCCGCTTATGGCGATAGGTGCCGTTGTAGGATCTACAGCTTTTTTTATCATTCATGGCTTTCGGCAAAATGCAGAGAAAATCGAGAAAGAGCTTACGCATAGGTCTCATATCTCAGACATTAGTAAGTTATGCTATTTGGAAATTCTCGATGTGACCTTTTCTATCGATGGCGTGTTGGGTGCGTTTGCATTTACGCTTGCAGTACCGCTCATACTTATTGGAAATGGATTGGGTGCGCTTGTCGTGCGGTCGTTTACTATCAATCATATCCATACCATCAAGCGTTATCTCTATCTCAAAAACGGCGCAATGTATTCTATTTTTTTCTTAAGTGTTATTATGTTGCTGGAAAGTTTCGGCGCACATATTCCGGCGTGGCTTTCACCGCTAGTGACATTTGGCGTTGTTGCATATTTTTATATTAAATCGCGCCGGCACCCCCATTACCATAAAAATAGTTTTTCCACAGGTGACAAGATCTAA
- a CDS encoding peptidylprolyl isomerase, with the protein MNTKTAVILISAIALLIIVIAAFFQFSKPSEVSIPMTEPLQQDTQSLSTPPVQEVPQEQINQRDQELAPPTQMPPTQQQVVQEQAAATFDAAKKYSAILSTEKGDISIEFNTQQTPKTVENFVTLAKKKFYNGTIFHRAIKGFMIQGGDPKGDGTGGPGYQFDDEPFKGEYTRGTIAMANSGPNTNGSQFFIMHQDYPLPPNYVIFGRVTKGLEVVDAIATAPVAMSATGEQSKPVTPIKILSVSISEK; encoded by the coding sequence ATGAATACAAAAACAGCCGTCATACTTATTTCAGCCATCGCTCTTCTTATTATTGTCATTGCAGCTTTTTTTCAATTTTCTAAACCAAGCGAAGTATCAATACCTATGACAGAACCACTTCAACAAGATACACAATCACTTTCAACACCTCCCGTGCAAGAAGTTCCTCAAGAGCAGATTAATCAGCGGGATCAGGAATTGGCACCTCCAACTCAGATGCCCCCGACACAGCAGCAGGTAGTTCAGGAGCAGGCGGCAGCGACATTTGACGCAGCAAAAAAATATTCAGCAATTCTTAGTACGGAAAAAGGAGATATTAGTATCGAATTTAACACACAACAAACCCCTAAGACTGTTGAGAATTTTGTGACGTTAGCAAAAAAGAAATTTTATAACGGAACTATTTTCCATCGCGCGATCAAAGGATTCATGATCCAGGGAGGAGATCCCAAGGGCGATGGTACTGGTGGTCCGGGATATCAGTTTGATGACGAACCGTTTAAGGGAGAATATACGCGAGGCACCATAGCAATGGCGAATAGCGGTCCAAATACCAACGGTAGTCAGTTTTTTATCATGCACCAGGATTATCCACTCCCTCCAAACTATGTGATTTTTGGGCGCGTAACAAAGGGTTTGGAAGTCGTGGATGCAATTGCCACTGCTCCGGTTGCCATGAGTGCAACAGGAGAACAGTCAAAACCCGTTACCCCGATAAAAATACTCTCGGTTTCTATTTCAGAAAAATAA
- a CDS encoding prepilin-type N-terminal cleavage/methylation domain-containing protein: protein MKQKAFQWGFTLIELLIVIAVIAILAAVAFVALDPLTRFRDTRDARRWSDISAIMTAIKADQVDNRGNYLTAITNMTAGQVYMVGTDAAACNAYDANCDTDVVTATNCVNVAGLVTAGKMGGVPVSPNGAGTWTAGHTGYTLQRDATGIVTVRACESENTTEISIAR from the coding sequence ATGAAACAAAAGGCGTTTCAATGGGGGTTTACGCTGATCGAACTCCTTATTGTAATTGCGGTTATCGCGATATTAGCTGCAGTAGCATTTGTGGCACTGGATCCACTTACTCGGTTTCGTGATACGCGTGATGCTCGTCGCTGGTCGGATATTTCAGCGATTATGACGGCAATCAAGGCAGATCAAGTAGACAACAGGGGCAATTATCTCACAGCCATTACAAATATGACGGCCGGGCAAGTGTACATGGTCGGAACTGATGCGGCTGCCTGCAATGCATATGATGCTAATTGTGATACCGATGTTGTAACTGCAACAAATTGCGTGAACGTTGCCGGACTTGTGACGGCAGGGAAAATGGGCGGAGTACCAGTGAGCCCCAATGGTGCCGGCACATGGACAGCGGGACATACCGGCTATACGCTTCAGCGCGATGCGACGGGCATTGTTACCGTACGCGCCTGCGAGTCTGAAAACACGACAGAAATTTCAATAGCACGCTAA
- the pilM gene encoding pilus assembly protein PilM, with translation MFEKQALGLDIADHTLEAIELRRSVFSHIPTVVNRARMSLEKGVVEHGRLINKKKLLEALSLLWQSASGQPLSMHDIVVGIPERQVYTFVARFEVSTPAALNEQIRDTALSTIPIEKDDLIYSSKIISKKDTAVDVLIYGMSREVLQEWKDFFDTTPYRVAAFDHELLAITRGLFGSQPHEPLCIVDCGAERTKIAICSSRGLEYIHSLEIGGDFFTEQIAKSLDVTKEEADRIKREEGLEPISRRALFEKLLQPIIDEILTACSYYEVGMNATITKILIVGGSARLVGLPEYLQEKTQRTVQRGASFLEPNHNADTTDHLHYIEALGLALKGVRLGFWEREHPSFRL, from the coding sequence ATGTTTGAAAAACAGGCACTAGGATTGGATATAGCTGACCACACTCTTGAAGCGATTGAACTTCGAAGGTCTGTTTTTTCGCACATACCCACTGTTGTAAATCGCGCACGCATGTCATTGGAGAAAGGAGTAGTAGAGCACGGGCGTCTTATAAATAAAAAAAAGCTTCTCGAGGCTCTCTCATTGCTTTGGCAGAGCGCTTCCGGGCAGCCGCTTTCGATGCATGACATTGTGGTAGGAATACCAGAGCGCCAAGTGTATACTTTCGTAGCTCGTTTTGAGGTCTCAACGCCAGCGGCACTAAATGAACAGATACGTGATACTGCACTCTCTACCATTCCGATCGAAAAAGACGATCTTATTTATTCTTCAAAAATTATTTCAAAGAAAGATACTGCCGTCGATGTGCTGATATATGGCATGAGCCGTGAAGTGCTCCAGGAATGGAAGGATTTTTTTGACACAACACCTTATCGAGTTGCTGCATTTGATCACGAACTTCTTGCTATCACGCGTGGGCTGTTTGGCAGCCAACCTCACGAACCTCTCTGTATTGTTGACTGTGGCGCAGAAAGGACAAAAATTGCCATATGCTCGTCGCGAGGCCTTGAATATATACACTCCCTTGAAATCGGCGGCGATTTTTTCACTGAACAAATTGCGAAGTCACTTGATGTTACCAAAGAAGAAGCCGATAGGATTAAACGGGAAGAGGGTCTTGAGCCCATTTCTCGGCGCGCTCTGTTTGAAAAACTGCTCCAGCCTATTATTGATGAAATACTCACTGCATGCTCATACTATGAGGTAGGCATGAATGCAACAATCACCAAGATACTTATTGTGGGTGGATCAGCGCGCCTGGTGGGATTGCCGGAATATCTTCAAGAGAAAACACAGCGGACTGTTCAGCGCGGAGCGTCATTCCTTGAACCCAATCACAATGCGGATACAACCGATCATCTTCATTATATCGAAGCGCTTGGATTGGCATTAAAAGGCGTGAGACTTGGTTTTTGGGAACGCGAGCATCCTTCTTTTCGTCTCTAG
- a CDS encoding prepilin-type N-terminal cleavage/methylation domain-containing protein: protein MFNRKSKGFTLFETIITIALLLAIAGSFGGFMVSLLSTRSSLESMQEVDENSRMALDIMSQKIRSATGVNTGASTFDADPGVLALSMADPAVNPTIFRLDQDNGILTMQEGAAQPIALTTNEVQLSQLLFSLLSGSTERENVRITIETQMRSQDDSYVSFTHTFQTAASVRQ from the coding sequence ATGTTCAACCGGAAATCAAAAGGCTTTACGCTTTTTGAAACAATAATCACTATTGCTCTTTTGTTAGCGATTGCCGGAAGTTTCGGAGGTTTTATGGTATCGCTTCTTTCCACACGGTCATCACTGGAAAGCATGCAGGAAGTCGATGAAAATAGTCGGATGGCACTGGATATCATGAGTCAAAAAATTCGGAGCGCCACAGGTGTCAATACTGGAGCATCAACATTTGATGCTGATCCTGGCGTGCTTGCACTTTCGATGGCAGACCCGGCAGTCAATCCAACAATATTCCGTCTTGATCAGGATAATGGCATACTTACCATGCAGGAGGGTGCAGCTCAACCTATTGCTTTGACGACTAATGAAGTTCAATTATCCCAATTACTATTTTCATTGCTTTCGGGTTCAACAGAACGCGAAAACGTTCGTATAACTATTGAAACGCAGATGCGTTCTCAAGATGATTCGTATGTTTCATTCACACACACATTTCAAACAGCCGCATCGGTCCGGCAATAA